The Blautia pseudococcoides genome segment TGATGGGGATGCGCAGAAGCAAGCTTTTTATCATGCTTCTAGCGGAGGATCTTTTGAGCAGTATCTTGGCTCTGGTCATTGGAATTCCGGTTGCGGTGCTGCTTTCTGAACTCATCAGTCTTGTCACTGCCAGGCTTGTTGGCATGGGGATCATTGGACATCAGTTCACTTTTTCTCTGTCTGCTGTTTGCTTTACCATTGCGGGATTTCTCGCCATTAAGCTGGCAGCGTTTTTGATCCTCAGCGGTAAGATCAGCCGTCAGGAGATTGGCACTCTTTTGGCTCATTCCTCCGGGAATGAAAAAAAGCAAAAGCCGGCATTTGTCTATGGGATTTGTACAGTCTTAGGCGTCATAATGCTGGCAGCCGCCTATACCATGGCCATTCAGGGGATAGCTTGGTCCGAAGCAGATATGATGCTCCTCACCATGCTTCTGGGGTTGTTGGGAACAATTCTTCTGTTCTATGGGATGCGGGCGATAATTGCCTTACTGGTGAAAGTGGGAAAAGCAAATCGAAAGCTTCATGTATTTTCATTCCGTCAGATTCAGGAAAATGTCATTCACCAGTCTACCTCTATGGCCATCAGTTCTCTGCTGATCTTGGCAGCGCTGTGCTGCTTTGGTGCTGGCATCGGAATTGCAAGCACCAGCCAGCAAGGGGGGGATCACGTGTTGGATTATACTTTTCGAGAGTATAACACGGAAGATCCACAGGATGCCCTTCCCCATTTACAAACCGTACTGAAGGAAAACAATCTGGAAAGTCATTTCTCCCGGCTCTTTGAAATGCGGATAGGATACGTCCAAACCACAAAGAATTACGACAATGTGTTTCAGATGGATTCTGTTATGGAGTCCCTGCGTAACCTTACACAGTCGGAGGACCGGGATGTTCTTCTGAACAATCTGAGCTATGCCAGCTATCCACATCTTATCTGTTTGTCAGATTATAACGGTTTGCTGAAGGCCGCCGGTAAGCCTGCACTGACACTGGCAGAGAATGAGGCAGCCGTCTATCAGGATACTGAATTCACGAATGCGTCCAGAATGGCCATGTTCAATAAAATCCTTTCCGGCCATCCAGAAGCCATGCTGGAAGGAAATCCTGTGTATCTGACAGGGGAGATCCAGTCTGTGGATTTGGTGACAGACCGATCTATCACCTTGTCTTTTGCTCTGATCTTGCCTGACGAGCAGTTTTTACAATATACAAATGGAGACTATGAGGTCTATATCAACGGCATTATGAGCCAGGACGCCACCAGGGCCGGCAGCCTTATGAACGCGATCTCAGACATGAACGCCCGGCTGGATGGAATTTGCCTTCAGGACATGGGAATTGAATATGAAAGCTATCTGCAAAATATAGGGCGGCAGTTATTCTACATGGTAGCAGCCAGTTATATCACCATCTACTTGGCCATCATCTTTCTGGTGGTTGCCAATACCATCATGGGCGTCCAGTTCCTAATGGATCAACAGCAGACGGGCCGCAGATACCAGACGCTGGTACATCTTGGTGCTACTTATAAGGATATTTGTTTATCTGCACGGAAACAGATCAGCTGGTTTATGGGGGTGCCCGTCTTTGTGGCGGCAATCAGCAGTATCTTTGGGGTGAAGGCATTGTTTACGGGCTTGCTTTCCGCCCGGTTACAGGGTACACAAAGGGAAATGCTTGTGGTGTCTGCCGCTATGATTTTTCTGTTGTGTGTGGTAGAATATATATATATGACCGTTATTAAGCGTTCCAGCGACCGGTACTTGCTGACGCTGATGCAGCCGCAGAGAGAAGAGTGACGAAGGAGGGCTGTCATGAAGAGAATTGCAGTTGTAGAAGATGAAGTCTATATGCGTGAAGAACTTTGCAGTATGCTGGAGAAGGCAGGATACTCCGTTTTGGAAATAACTGCATTTGAAAATGCCGCAGAGCAGTTGACAGCCATCACTCCTGATCTGGTGATCCTGGATCTCAATCTGCCGGAAATCAGTGGTTTTCAGATTTGCCGGAATCTCAAGCAGAGAACCTCCATCCCTGTTCTGGTTTTGACTTCCAGAGACCAGATGACCGACGAATTACACGCCCTCCGGCTTGGAGCAGACGAATATCTGACAAAGCCCTGCCGTAAAGAACGGCTGCTGGCCAGGATCACCAACATTCTCAAACGATATGAAGGCCGCTCCAATCTTTTGGAAGGGCAGGGGTTCCTGCTGGATCGTGGGACTTATACTTTGTATATAAACAACACTTCCGTGGTACTTCCCAAGAATCAAGGAAAGCTTATGGAAGCCTTGCTTGCGGGAGGAGACAATCTGGTGACTTCTGAGCAGCTGTGCAGGGCGCTCTGGGATACCACGGAGTTCATTGACGAAAACGCACTACAGGTTAATTTGACGCGTCTTAAAAAGACCATGCTGAATTTAGGCATGAAGCAGAAAGTGGTGGCTGTCCGTGGGTTGGGCTACCGGCTGGAATCGGAGGGCACACCATGAAACAGTTCTGGAAAATCTTAAAACGATGTGCCCCGTGGCTTCTTTTGCTGCTGATCATAGATGTCTTTTCCACATTGCTCCTCTGGCTTTGCGATGCGCAGGCATTTCCATTTCTTATTGGACTCATTGTATTGGCAAGCCTTGTGCTTTTTTCAGCAGCCGTGCTGATTTTTTACCTCAAAGAGCAACAGAAACAAGCACTCTTTCAGGCTTTTCTTACGGAGCCGGATGCGGTGAATACGGAGAAACTTCTGGGGGCGGTGAGTCAGCAAGAACGGGAACAGCTTTATCTGCTGGTTTCTATCTTGCAGGAAAAGGAGAGAAGGATTCAGAAGATGGAGGAATCTCTTCGAGATTATGAGGAATATGTGGAGGGGTGGGCACACGAGACCAAAACACCGCTATCTCTGCTCACCATGATTTTGGATAATCGGGCCGATGAGCTTTCTCCTTCTTTGCAAGCCAAATTAGAATATGTGCGAAGCCAGTTTCAGGAGGACATTACCCAAATACTCTACTATGCCCGGCTGGGGAGCAGTACAAAAGATTACCGGTTTGAGGTTGTTCACCTTCAAAGCGCATTAGAAGAAATCATGGATGATTATGCGCCTCTTCTGGAAGAAAAGCAGTTTCTTGTTGAAAACCGCCTGCAATCTGAAACCGTCTATACAGACCGGCGGGGTTTTCAATTCATGTTGGGACAAATCATCAGCAACGCCATCAAATACAGCGGTGATGATCCTCGGCTTACCGTATCCCTGCAACAGTCCACTGCGGCAGAAATTCTGATCATTGCGGATAACGGTATCGGGGTCAAGAGTTACGATCTGCCCTATATCTTTCAGAAGGGTTTTACCGGTGACTCTACCCACGGCCGGAAGAAAGCCACCGGCATGGGACTGTATCTTACAAAAAAGATGGCGGATGATCTTAATTTACAGCTGGAAGCAGAATCCCAATGGGGAAAGGGGCTTTCGGTTTTTATCATATTTCCCAGAGTTTGATTTAACTGATAAAAACGAAGAAGCTGCATGACACATATCGTGCCGCTGATGGTCGCTCCTGCAAAAAAAGCAGTGCAAAGATCAAGTAGGCCGGAATCGGCAGGGAGGACAGTAACTCAGGCAGATCTTGCAGAACACCTGTGCAGGAAATATATTCCTTCAATACTAATACTAAAAAGGTATTGAGCAGCAGGTTGATCTGCGTTTCTGTAATAAAAGTAATTTTGATGGTTATGCAGAATTCAAGGATGCTTTAAAAAGAGAAAGAGAAACATTAAATACATACCTTCCCTCAAATGAGTTACAAGAACTTTCCGCTTTTTTTATGAGACTGGTATTTTATTCTGTAAATGAACTGCAGCAATATTGGGCATAAACTGAGCATCTTTTTCCCATTTACATATCTGTATGCCTCCTGTTGTTTCTGGCCTTACCGGAAATTCTGTGTTATGATACATTGGATTCAAGAAAGAGGTGATTGGTATGAGGATACTTGTGGATGCGGATGCCTGTCCAGTGATAAGAATTGTAGAACAGGCAGCAAAGGAGAAAAACATTCCGGTCATTCTGTTGTGCGATACAAATCATGTGCTAAACTCAGATTACAGTGAAGTAAAAGTGATTGGAGCCGGTTCGGATGCCGTTGATTTTGCTCTGGTAAACCAATGTCAAAAGGGAGATATTGTTGTGACCCAGGACTATGGTGTGGCGGCCATGATTCTCGGAAAAGGTGCGTATGGAATTCATCAAAGTGGGAAGTGGTACACAAATCAGAATATAGACCAGATGCTGATGGAACGGCATTTGGCAAAGAAAGCCCGTATGGGAAAAGGAAAGCATCATCTGAAAGGCCCCGCACAGAGAACAGAGGAAGATGATCTGAGATTTGCAGAATCCTTTGAAAAACTAATTCAAGAAGCAGGAGAAAAATTCAGAGCCTAAAAGCTGGTTTTTTAATCTTAAATAAAACGGATCTGTCCATTGAGGCAGACCTATTTTATTTTTGTACTCAATAATAGCCTATATAACATTAATATCCTTATCAAGAAGAAAAGGTTAGCTGTTTGTGGATTGCACATTTCAACTCATCGGTATAAACGGGAGTGAGTTGTTACCAAGTGGGCGGTTTGCTGGCCTATGGTATTTTAGGCGTATGAGAGGCGAGTCTCGTGCGCCTTTCAGACATTCATACAGGTACAGCGGGATTCCAGTGTTGAGGGAATAGGGGAATCCGGCAGTTTTGGCTGGTTGTATGTGTTATCTGCCCATAAAATCAGGGGTTTAAATTTTTAGAGACCGTTTCAGGCTTCGCATTTACACAAAGCCGGAAACGGTCTCCTTTTGGGTGATAAATCTATAATAAATACCTTTTCAATAAGCGGGTCAGTTCTTTGACATCAATAGGTTTTGCAATATGGGCGTTCATACCGCACTCCAGGCATTGCCGTATGTCATCTGAAAAAGCATCCGCACTCATGGCAAGGATGGGAACAGATAAAGCATCCGGATGATTCAGCCCCCGGATTGCTTTTGCAGCCTCGTATCCTGTCATATGCGGCATCCGTATATCCATTAGAATAGCATCGTAATATCCCTCAGGTGATTTCCGGAACATCTCCAGACATATCCGGCCATCTTCTGCCCAATCCAGTTCTATACCCAGATCGGCCAACAATTCCTTTGCTACCTCCCAGTTCAGTTCATTATCCTCGGCAAGCAGGATACGACGTCCAGTCATGTCAAGATTCTGATCTGATATCCGGTCATGGGATTCTTCACTGCCCATATATTGACGCAAACTATAAAATAGAGTGGATTTAAACAACGGTTTGGAGATAAAACCACTGATTCCTGCCTCCCGGGCCTCAGTTTCAAATTCACTCCAATCGTATGCGGAAATCAGAAGAATGGGTATTTCATCCCCCAAATTACGTCGAATCTCTTTCGCAACCTGAATACCGTTCATTCCGGGCAGTTTCCAGTCTAATAGGATGATTTGATAGTCCTCTCTCTTTTGGTGGTGCCGGATCACCAGTTCTATGGCCTTCTCGCCACTCAGTGTCCATTCAGCCTTTATTCCAATAGATTTAAGCGCATTTGCTGCAGTTTGGCATAATAATTCGTCATCATCAACCACCAGCATATTCCAGGAAGGGAGGACCATATCCACTTCCGTTGTGGCAGCTTTTTCAAAGTCCACTACAACATGGAACTCTGTACCTTTGTCCGGCTCACTCTGTACATCAATGGTTCCTTCCATTGCGTCCACAATGTATTTTGTGATCGACATACCCAACCCGGCTCCCTCAGTTTTATGTATTCTGGTTCCGTCAGCACGGCTGTAGGATTCATATATTCTTTTCAAAAATTCCGGTGTCATGCCAATTCCGTTATCTTTGACACGAATATGAATGCGCACATAGCTGTCTCCTTTTGGAGATTTTTCCTCAAACAGGGATAATCGTATGGAACCTCCCTCAGGTGTATATTTTGTGGCATTGGACAACAGGTTTAGTAAAACCTGATTCAAACGTACACCATCGCACCACACATTTTCCGTCAGAATATTATCAACATGTATTTCAAAATTTTGCTTTTTTGCCTTCACTTGGGGCTGCATAATGTTAACGATCCCTTCAACAACTTCCTTTAAAGAAATCTGTTCTATTGTTAAAGATAATTTACCACTTTCAATTTTAGACATATCCAAAACGTCATTGATCAGTCCTAACAGGTGTTTGCTTGACAGTGTGATCTTTCTCAGGCAGTTGCGCACCTGTTCCCGGTCTTCTATGTGGGCGGTGGCTATGGCAGTCATACCCACGATGGCATTCATTGGTGTGCGGATATCATGACTCATGTTAGCCAAAAATTCACTTTTCGCTTTATTTGCCTCGATAGCCGACTGACGGGTCTTTTCCAGTTCCTGCAGCTGCTGACGGGTCATGGAAAAATACCGGAGAAAAATCAAGGTCAGAAGGATTAATACAGAGGCACAGGCCAGCAGTGTAATATACATGCGCTGAACGCTCAGGCTGTTTATGGTCTGGTCCAGTATACCGTATGGCATTACCCCTACCAGATACCACTCGGAACAAGGGAGGGGTGTACCATAAATCTGCCGGTCTTCGCCATTTATTTCCAGTACCGTAGTGTACTTTTTATCGGTTTTTAATGCTGCGTCAAACTCCGCAAGAGAATTATCTAAATAGGAGTTGGCTGCCGGGGAATCATACAGCGTTTGCAGTTGTTTGAAGTAATCCCATAACTCGTTATTAGGATTGCGGATCACAAAAGTGCCATCAGGCCGGATGATATGGTAATAGGTCAGCTGCCCCTCATCCTCTAAGGAAAGAAAATCCGTGATATAATCCAGAGGAACAGCAGCGATCAGACCCAGGCCTTTTTCACCATTCTGCATAGGGTAATCAGCCCGGACACCAAACAATACCACATCATTTCCATTTGTGTCAACGCCTACGGCAACTCTTTGTTCTCCCTGTTTTAACGCCTCCACAAAAGGCGGCGGATTAATTGGCTGTATTGGTTCTCCGCAGAGGGTCTCAAATTTCCCCTCATCAGAGCAGATCGCTAAATAGCCAAAGCCCCTGACCTGGGCTCTGTAAACGAGTTCCTCATATAGGCTTTCTTTATCGTAGTTTTCTGTTGAAACCACGGAGATTATGCCATCTACCTGATCAAATCGCAGTTTGATGATATTTTCAAAATGCCTGGACATTTGTTCATTCATGCCGGACATGTAGATTTCCCCAACTTCGTAAATGGTCTTTTTACTCTTACGATTCATATAAATGCCCAGAAGACTGAATACAACCACGCTAAAGAGCAGAAGACCGATAAAACTGTATAGTAAAAAACGTGTTGTAGGATTTTTTTGTTTACTGCTTCCCATTTACCTTACGCCTCCCCGGACCGCTCGTATTCTTTCACGGTGTTAAGTATTTGATAATAGTCCTTTGCCAGCTGCGGCATCATATCAACTGCTTTTTTATGATCGCCCTCCCTCAACGCTTTTGTCATCAGACTGCTGCTTTCATATAACCTGGTGAAAGCAAGATTCAGGCAAATCCCTTTGAGGGTATGAACGGCTCGGAGCGCTTCCTCATAATCTTCGTGACGCATGGATACTTCCAGCATGTGAAAGTTTTTATCATCCGGAAATTTATAAAGAAATTTCCGTACCGTCTGTTCACGCAGTAATCTGCCTAATACTTCATCGTAATCGCCGCCGAAATTTATATAACAGTCTCTTAGATTCATATTCATATCTCCTCCCTTTTTAATGCCGTCTGTTTCCCTGTCCGGGAATTGTATCACCACTTGATCTTTGATCACACTGCTCACTGGCTAAAGCGTCAGTGTCAACAGCTTCCTGGCGCTGGGCGCTACTTTAATTATAACTAAACTTATAATTGATTAGCAATAACTATATTGGTAAGGTGTGCAAATAGGTTATCATATTTTAATACTGACAAAAATGGTTCATCATGTTATAATTCAGACAAATAGGAGATGAATTATGAAACCGCAGGAAACTAAATTTGAATTTGTATATAAAGAAATTAAACAGTGTATTTTAGACGGTCAGATACTCCCCGGCAATTCCCTGCCATCTTCAAGGGCGTTCTGTGACCAATTTCATGTAAGCAGATATACGATCAACCGTGTTTTCGACGCGCTGCGGGAAGAAGGGCTGATCGAGATTCAGCCCCGTCTTGCACCTAGGGTTGTTACGAGACAAGATGCGCCTAATTCTTCGGACACCGTAACTGAGATTTTGAAACAAAAAGATAGTATCCTGCAGGTGTACCAAACCTTTGCCCTGATCATGCCATCTATTCAGGTTTTTGCTTCACAGGGCTGTGATATAGAGATCATGCCACACTATAAGCAGGCCATGAAAGTATCACGTTTAGGACTTTCTGCTGGTGGATGGCGTCCTTCTTCTAATTTGGGATACGATATATTGAGAATAGGTGGGAATTCATTGTTTAGTGAACTCTATTCTACATTTGGCCTCTATAATAAACTTACATTTTTCACAGAAAAATGTCCTTATTTTTCTCAACACTTTTTAAAGGGGTCTGTATCTGTGACCGGTGTTATTATAGATATCTTGAAAGGTACGGACCCTTCCGTGAAATACGATCAATTAACAGAGATGTATCAAAGACTGACAGATTCCATTGAAAGCACATTGGATTATTTATCAGATGTATCGCCTGAATGTTCAGCACAGACCAATTTATCATTTTCCTGGAATCCCATGCGGGGACAGGATTACTACCATTCAAAAATCGTTGACGAGTTGAATCGGAAAATCGGCCTTGGAGAATACGCGGTTGGAATGTATCTTCCGTATGAGAAACAGCTGGCCAGCCAGTACGGTGTTTCTTTGTCAACGGTCAGAAAGGCATTATCCGAACTCGAACAAAGAGGTTTTGTAAAAACATTAAACGGTAAAGGTACTATTGTTATTGCACCGGATGATACCAGGAGCCATCAGCTGGCGCTTAACTCCGGATACGCGGAAAAGGCCTTACGTTATCTTCATGCCCTGCAGTTAATGGTGTTGATCATTTATCCCGCTTCGTTGGCCGCAGCTCCGCGGTTTACTAAAGAGGAATTGGACCAGTTAGAAGACAAATTTGCTTCTAGGGGTTCTGTTTATATAGCAGATATGTTTGAAGCCATATTAAAACATACCACTTTAGAGCCTTTATCTGTTATATTATCTGAAACCTGCCGTCTTCTGGATTGGGGACATCATTTCGCTTGTTATCCTTCCAGGAAACATAGCATTCCATGTCTCAATAAACAGACCATTAAAGCATTTCAGCAATTAAGGGAAGGGAATGCAGGTTCTTTTGCGGATGGTGTAGCTGACTGCTACCGTTATATTTTATTTCGTGTAAAAAAGTATATGGTAGAAAAATATAAATTTAATAATGCGGCTCATATCCGGATTCCGGAAAAATATTAGGCTGCAAGGGAAAGGGAGATTAAAAAAATGCAGGTTACCGGAAAAGGGGCCTGCATTTTTTGCTGTCAGATCAAACGGGTTGAGATCAGTTGTTCAGTAAAAAATTAGTGTTGTAGTATTCCGGAAGAAAATAGAATTTATTCCCGGCAAAGGAGAGTTTCATTTTGTTATGGTGTATTGCCTACTTAAGGGATTGAAGCCAGCAGTGGATACCATGGAGATCGGGACGGTGCTATTCCTCTCCTAAGGAGCATGCGTCACGAGATACCCGCATGGGTTATGAATATAGGTTTGCATGTAATAGAATAGGTTTCAACTATACAGAATCATTAATTATAAGTATTTGTTATTTTTTGGCTGCAATATTATACTGATATTAAAGAGAAGAAGTTATATTCTCAAATCCGGAAGCAAGTCAAAGTCCAGCAGTTATCAGGGGTTAGCCTTTGTGTCGGGACTCTGTTAGATTGCGTTTTGTTTTTCGCAGGAATAAAAATAGGCAGATAAGAACAGGAGGAAATGAAGATGAAAAAAATTGAGAATCAGACATTTGATATGGAGCGGGCTCTTTATGGAAGTGAGAATATCTATGTTAAAAATTGTAACTTCGACGGACCGGAAGACGGCGAAAGTGCTTTAAAAGAATGCCGTAACATAAAAGTAGAAGATTGTTTCTGGAATCTGCGGTATCCTTTCTGGCATGACCATGGATTAAAAATCAGCAAAACAGAACTTACCCAGTTTTCCAGAGCGGCTTTATGGTATTCCGACCATATAGAAATTACAGAAACGAAACTGCATGGCATTAAAGCCCTCCGGGAATGCAGAGATGTTGTAATGAGAGACTGCGATATTATTTCTCCGGAATTTGGCTGGTCTGTAAAAAATGTTGCAGTGCAGACCAGTCATGCAGAAAGTGAGTATTTTTTTATGCATGCCCAAAATCTGGACTTTTCAGGGGTAACATTAAAAGGCAAATACTCCTTCCAGTACATTGAGGATGCAGTGTTTGAAAAGTGCCGGTTCGATACAAAAGACGCATTCTGGCATGCAAAAAATGTAACCGTGAAGGACAGTGTTATAAAAGGCGAATACCTTGCATGGTACTCAGACGGTCTGACACTGATTAACTGTAAGATTACAGGTACACAGCCTTTCTGTTACTGCAGGAATCTGAAGCTGGTTGACTGTGAAATGACAGACACAGACCTTGCTTTTGAGAAATCTGAAGTAGAGGCAGTTATCCTGACACCGGTGATAAGCATTAAAAATCCGTTGTCCGGCACGATCCATGTTCCGGATGTGGGGAACATCATTTTGGATGACAAGGATGCAAAAGGTGAAATTAAGATTGATGAAACCATTAAGAAGGAACATCAAATAACAGCATGTGCATAAAAGCAAAACAGAAAGAAGCAGATCGACCAGTGCATGGAGAGCGGCATAACTATTATGATACTGCCTTTATTTATCATGGAGGCAAATAACCATTCAGCCCTGCGGAATTGGTGGCCAGGGTGAAGTCTCATATCCATAATTTGCTTTTCTGCTCTTTATGGCGGAAAATCCCAATATGGTCTTTTCCAAAGACATGCTTTTTGACCGGATATGGGGGATGCCGCAACTGTGACCGTGCACATTAACCGTCTGCGGGAAAAGCTGGGTAAAAATGTTTCAAAAACCCAGTTTATAGAGACCGTATGGGGAGCTGGATATCGCTTCAGGATTAACGGATAAACAGAATTTCAGAGATATTGGAGAGTAGAAATGATAGGAGTAAGAGAGTTTATAGAATATATGGACAGTGGGAAAAAAGTAATCAGGGGCACCGAGATACATGAGTGTATGCACAGACTGTCACAGGAGGCTTTGCAGCTGACGGCAGAATTAAACGGATGCTATCATACCCCGGAAGAAATCAGGAATCTGATGGAACAGCTGACAGGAAAGCCGGTGGATGAAAGCTTCAACCTCTTCCCGCCCTTTTATACAGACTGCGGAAAAAACCTTACCATTGGGAAACATGTATTTTTTAATACCGGATGTAAGTTTCAGGATCAGGGAGGGATTACCATCGGTGACGGTTCCCTGATCGGTCACAATGTTGTCCTGGCAACCCTGAACCACAATCTGGACCCCGGACACCGGGGAGATATTATCCCTGCGCCGATCCATATTGGCAGGAATGTCTGGATCGGCGCAGGAGCCACCGTTCTTCCGGGTATTACGATTGGTGACGGGGCAGTGGTTGCGGCTGGGGCGGTGGTAACGAAAGATGTCCCGGACAATACCATTGTGGGCGGCGTGCCGGCTAAAGTAATGAAAACGATTTGATCTCAGTTTTGAAAAGAGGAAGGCAAAAAAGGAATGGCAATAAAGCTGTAAAATGAAGTGCTTTCTGATCATACATTCAAAGACCATTAAAGAAGGATATTCCAAAGGCAGTATAAACTCCGGAATATCCTTTTTTAATGCTTTCAATTGGTTTTACGTTTTAGGAAAAACAACATCATAACCATTATAAAAAACTATGGAATTGTATTACATATAAGTATTTGCTATCAAAATCCGGGACTGTTATGATAAAAACAGATAAAAATCATTCTGGCACAAGTTAAATAAAGGGGGAAAATACAAATGAAAATGCGGTTGTAGATGATTCAAAAGAGGATGCACAGCGTATTGTTACCTATCTGGAGCAGTCTCAGCAGGAGCAAGATATAACTCTTAATATAAAAATATTCTACGCAAGTTTTGATTTTCCGGAAGAATATCAGGGAGATTACGATGTTTTTTTCTGGATATCGAGATGCCGGGCAGCAACGGGCTTGAGGTGGCGCATGAAATACGCAGCAGGGATCCGGCAGTTGGTATTATTTTTATCACCAGCCTGGCACAGTACGCCATAGACGGATACGAGGTGCAGGGCATTGATTTTATGATGAAACCGGTTTTCCACAGTCAACATGGTCTTCATACAGGCCGGTGGATTGGACATTTCAAGTCTGCCGGATACTGCGCAGGCCGTCATTGGACTATATGCACCTTTAGACGGCATGAATGAAGAGGGTTTTGCAGTGTCCGTCAACATGATCGAGGATGACCAGACCATAGAGCAGGATACGGATAAACCGGATATTACAACTACAACAGCCATTCGCCTGCTTCTTGATTGGGCAGCAAATGTGGAAGAAACCTTAGATATCCTTTCGCAGTATGACCTCCATGCCTCCATGGGGATGATGATACATCTGCGGAAAGCAACAGCGCTGCTGTGGAATATGTAGACAATGAGATGGTGGTGATGGAAACTCCGGTTGTTACAAACTTTTTTCTGGCAGAGGGTGAGAAATACGGGTTTGGACTTTTAGAAAAGAATTTAGACTATGTACAGTTCTATGTGGTTTTTGTGGATGAAATCCTTCCGGACCCAAGGACAGGAAAAAAGTCCCTGATTCTTCAGAAAGGAGAGACTTGGCAGGATGAAAAAAGCGTTATTGCAGGGTAGGCGGCTGAGCAAAGTATTTGCATAGGGACTGAATACCACGTTAGCT includes the following:
- a CDS encoding LytR/AlgR family response regulator transcription factor; translated protein: MPGSNGLEVAHEIRSRDPAVGIIFITSLAQYAIDGYEVQGIDFMMKPVFHSQHGLHTGRWIGHFKSAGYCAGRHWTICTFRRHE
- a CDS encoding DUF3737 family protein gives rise to the protein MKKIENQTFDMERALYGSENIYVKNCNFDGPEDGESALKECRNIKVEDCFWNLRYPFWHDHGLKISKTELTQFSRAALWYSDHIEITETKLHGIKALRECRDVVMRDCDIISPEFGWSVKNVAVQTSHAESEYFFMHAQNLDFSGVTLKGKYSFQYIEDAVFEKCRFDTKDAFWHAKNVTVKDSVIKGEYLAWYSDGLTLINCKITGTQPFCYCRNLKLVDCEMTDTDLAFEKSEVEAVILTPVISIKNPLSGTIHVPDVGNIILDDKDAKGEIKIDETIKKEHQITACA
- a CDS encoding carcinine hydrolase/isopenicillin-N N-acyltransferase family protein translates to MDISSLPDTAQAVIGLYAPLDGMNEEGFAVSVNMIEDDQTIEQDTDKPDITTTTAIRLLLDWAANVEETLDILSQYDLHASMGMMIHLRKATALLWNM
- a CDS encoding DapH/DapD/GlmU-related protein; protein product: MIGVREFIEYMDSGKKVIRGTEIHECMHRLSQEALQLTAELNGCYHTPEEIRNLMEQLTGKPVDESFNLFPPFYTDCGKNLTIGKHVFFNTGCKFQDQGGITIGDGSLIGHNVVLATLNHNLDPGHRGDIIPAPIHIGRNVWIGAGATVLPGITIGDGAVVAAGAVVTKDVPDNTIVGGVPAKVMKTI
- a CDS encoding GntR family transcriptional regulator, producing MKPQETKFEFVYKEIKQCILDGQILPGNSLPSSRAFCDQFHVSRYTINRVFDALREEGLIEIQPRLAPRVVTRQDAPNSSDTVTEILKQKDSILQVYQTFALIMPSIQVFASQGCDIEIMPHYKQAMKVSRLGLSAGGWRPSSNLGYDILRIGGNSLFSELYSTFGLYNKLTFFTEKCPYFSQHFLKGSVSVTGVIIDILKGTDPSVKYDQLTEMYQRLTDSIESTLDYLSDVSPECSAQTNLSFSWNPMRGQDYYHSKIVDELNRKIGLGEYAVGMYLPYEKQLASQYGVSLSTVRKALSELEQRGFVKTLNGKGTIVIAPDDTRSHQLALNSGYAEKALRYLHALQLMVLIIYPASLAAAPRFTKEELDQLEDKFASRGSVYIADMFEAILKHTTLEPLSVILSETCRLLDWGHHFACYPSRKHSIPCLNKQTIKAFQQLREGNAGSFADGVADCYRYILFRVKKYMVEKYKFNNAAHIRIPEKY